One segment of Bdellovibrio sp. ArHS DNA contains the following:
- a CDS encoding TonB-dependent receptor plug domain-containing protein, with protein sequence MRLILLTSILIFASLFARKGFATSPGDNPGVSTLSLKAVNSETSSSEEEEMVILAPSSVRNKADLLSVKKNSAKVVDGSSAEQMSRQGDGNAASALKRVTGVTIKDGKYVIIRGLGERYSLARYNSFFLPPLESTKKQVALDLFPTGALSAIQVDKTYTADLPAEFGGGLVTLRSRDYLGFEGFRLQVGFHLNGDSSALSYHKGSRDLIGEDDGTRALPAKIKGILDAGRPLIRKSPGVDNGFTDAELEEFGRLLPKNYNTFNDATTPLPRLQLLASHQHALFGAKYFHTETFSYAQDLGSYEAAQRTYNLSSGTQLELAEDNKIERYTTETNISLTHSSLFKWGPIHDLKIDLLALRNSSDEVYRKDNEGPGVNDHLRKITRLEFSQRDLLGTQIHSTFKPENYEIKNGLAFTTVTKQTPDQRDYTYRQKQSTDPLELDPEVSGNSRSWGSLNEQDLELQTEISRSFAILQLQNKWSLGFQNLQRQRESKTYRLQYVKDYLAGQTPDLTLPPDQIFEKSQDWILVNQTQAADRYLGQQQKQTLYTEIKTEWNEQVQTLAGYHLEKNDLRVDNYAFGSATPDSGSRLESLDGLPALTLTWTPVAQHKVYLSTSETLAYPDFRELSPVRYFDDESGYEARGNSRLQSTLIHSQDIRWEYYPHEEEVLSLGVFQKEFTRPIEDVFIPVAGSLLKAPQNAKKGHLLGLEAEIRLAARRWMRELRFISISFNGALMQSSVELDPAQSGNLTNDTRPMQGQSPWLFNSEVFYQRDPKGWLLSLSYNVNGPRIFAVGTDQRPDVYEQPFHQVDFNASWAPDNNGKWGFKWRNILDAQRTLKMDDKTTLEYKQGADIYVSYTATI encoded by the coding sequence TTGAGACTGATTCTTCTGACCAGCATTTTGATCTTCGCAAGCCTTTTCGCAAGAAAAGGCTTTGCCACAAGCCCCGGTGACAACCCGGGGGTGAGCACCCTTTCGCTGAAAGCGGTGAACTCTGAAACCTCTTCATCTGAAGAAGAAGAGATGGTTATTCTAGCCCCTTCTTCAGTCCGTAACAAAGCCGACCTTTTGTCGGTTAAAAAAAATTCCGCAAAAGTCGTCGATGGCTCTTCCGCCGAACAGATGTCTCGGCAGGGAGATGGCAATGCGGCGTCTGCTTTAAAACGTGTGACCGGTGTCACGATCAAAGACGGCAAATATGTCATCATTCGCGGACTGGGCGAGCGCTATAGCCTGGCTCGTTACAACTCCTTCTTTTTACCTCCTTTAGAGTCGACAAAAAAACAAGTCGCACTGGATCTCTTTCCCACGGGAGCTCTTTCAGCCATCCAAGTAGATAAAACCTATACCGCGGACTTGCCTGCGGAATTCGGTGGAGGTTTAGTCACCCTTCGCAGTCGCGACTATTTAGGTTTTGAAGGCTTTCGCTTGCAAGTAGGTTTTCATCTTAACGGCGATTCCAGCGCTCTCTCTTATCACAAAGGTTCGCGGGATCTTATCGGCGAGGACGATGGGACCCGAGCTTTGCCAGCAAAAATCAAAGGCATTCTTGATGCTGGCCGTCCCCTTATTCGCAAATCTCCCGGAGTCGATAATGGCTTTACAGATGCCGAACTGGAAGAATTTGGCAGACTTCTACCTAAAAACTACAACACTTTCAACGATGCGACGACACCTCTGCCACGTCTGCAATTACTTGCCAGTCATCAGCACGCTCTTTTCGGCGCGAAGTACTTCCACACGGAAACATTTTCGTACGCGCAAGACCTAGGGTCTTATGAAGCTGCACAAAGAACTTACAATCTGTCTTCCGGGACACAACTTGAATTAGCAGAAGACAATAAAATTGAAAGATATACGACAGAGACCAATATCAGCCTGACCCATTCTTCACTTTTTAAGTGGGGCCCTATTCACGATTTGAAAATTGATTTATTGGCGCTAAGAAATAGTTCCGACGAAGTCTATCGCAAAGACAATGAAGGCCCTGGCGTCAATGATCATTTACGCAAAATCACCCGCCTTGAGTTTTCTCAGCGCGACCTGCTGGGCACACAGATTCACTCGACTTTTAAACCAGAGAATTATGAAATAAAAAATGGCCTGGCCTTCACCACCGTCACGAAACAAACCCCGGATCAACGGGATTATACTTATCGACAAAAGCAGTCGACCGATCCTTTAGAGCTGGACCCCGAAGTCTCTGGCAACTCGCGCTCTTGGGGCTCGTTAAACGAGCAGGATCTGGAACTGCAGACGGAAATTTCCCGTTCCTTTGCAATCCTGCAACTCCAGAACAAATGGTCTTTAGGGTTTCAGAATCTACAAAGACAACGAGAATCTAAAACCTATCGTCTGCAATACGTGAAAGACTATCTGGCCGGACAGACTCCCGATTTAACCCTGCCCCCAGACCAGATTTTTGAAAAAAGCCAAGACTGGATTCTGGTCAATCAGACCCAGGCAGCGGATCGCTACCTGGGACAACAACAGAAACAAACTCTTTATACAGAGATCAAAACGGAATGGAATGAGCAGGTGCAAACCTTGGCAGGCTATCACCTGGAAAAAAATGATCTGCGTGTTGATAACTATGCTTTCGGCAGCGCTACGCCCGACTCGGGAAGCCGCTTAGAAAGTTTAGATGGACTTCCCGCTTTGACGCTCACTTGGACACCCGTTGCCCAGCACAAAGTTTACCTCAGCACCTCTGAGACCTTGGCTTATCCTGATTTCCGGGAACTCAGCCCCGTTCGCTATTTCGACGATGAAAGTGGTTATGAGGCCCGCGGAAATTCGCGTTTACAAAGCACGCTGATTCATAGCCAAGACATCCGCTGGGAATACTATCCCCACGAGGAAGAAGTCCTTTCACTTGGCGTCTTTCAAAAAGAATTTACGCGACCGATTGAAGACGTGTTTATTCCGGTAGCGGGCTCACTATTAAAGGCCCCCCAAAACGCAAAGAAGGGCCACCTTCTAGGACTTGAAGCTGAGATCCGCTTAGCTGCCCGCCGTTGGATGCGTGAACTGCGTTTTATCAGCATTTCTTTTAACGGGGCCCTTATGCAAAGCTCGGTTGAATTAGACCCGGCCCAGTCTGGAAACTTAACCAATGACACTCGCCCTATGCAGGGACAAAGCCCGTGGCTGTTCAATAGCGAAGTGTTCTATCAACGCGATCCAAAGGGCTGGCTTCTTAGTCTTTCGTACAACGTCAATGGCCCTCGCATCTTTGCCGTCGGCACCGACCAGCGTCCCGATGTGTATGAACAGCCCTTCCATCAGGTGGATTTCAATGCAAGCTGGGCTCCCGATAACAATGGCAAGTGGGGTTTTAAGTGGCGCAATATTCTGGATGCCCAAAGAACTCTTAAGATGGACGACAAAACCACATTAGAATACAAACAAGGGGCCGACATCTATGTCAGTTATACAGCGACGATTTAG
- a CDS encoding MacB family efflux pump subunit — MIEIKDIRKSYKMGSETVHVLNGIDLKIERGDFVAIMGPSGSGKSTLMHILGLLDAPTSGTYQLQGREVSSLTEDELALVRREEVGFIFQQFNLLPRIEAWQNVSLPLIYSENGYNFEKAKKLIEQVGLTDRIHHKSNELSGGQQQRIAIARSLVNNPDIVFADEPTGNLDSKSEKEIMKILKDLNEQGITVIIVTHEEEIGQQTKRLIRLRDGVLQSDERLKPLGAVASIGKSFNPKTKKFPLQEMIEHLHQGFRTLAANKVRSGLSMLGILIGVAAVVGMLALGKGAQKDIEKQLSSLGSNLLVLRAGNVRVGGVMQESGARIRITLEDVTAIRSEVDGVKEVSPTSSGRGQVTFLNKNWNTQVQGVSPSYAAIRTSEPTFGRFFSNEEVQRRALVAVVGVTVARELFGEKSPIGEMIKINRINFQVIGVLPEKGAAGPQDQDDKILVPINTAMYRLFGKNYVDSVDIEVTRAEDIPSVQDDVMTLMNKRHRVAKSAQEDAFNIFNMADIQQALNATGKTMSMLLASIAAISLVVGGIGIMNIMLVSVTERTKEIGLRKAIGARRRDILLQFLAESIVVSVCGGVLGIILGLGFSVIISTLLGWSTVVSVTSVLMSFSFSALIGIIFGSYPASKASKLHPIEALRYE, encoded by the coding sequence ATGATCGAAATAAAAGATATTCGCAAATCCTACAAAATGGGCTCAGAAACGGTTCATGTTCTTAACGGCATTGACCTGAAAATTGAGCGCGGTGACTTTGTGGCAATCATGGGACCGTCCGGTTCAGGAAAGTCCACGCTAATGCATATCTTGGGATTGCTGGATGCGCCGACTTCGGGAACATATCAACTGCAAGGACGGGAAGTCTCTAGCCTTACCGAAGACGAATTGGCTTTGGTTCGTCGTGAAGAAGTCGGATTTATTTTTCAACAATTCAATCTTCTGCCGCGAATTGAAGCTTGGCAGAATGTGTCTCTGCCTTTGATTTACAGTGAAAACGGCTATAATTTTGAAAAAGCCAAGAAGCTGATCGAGCAAGTCGGACTGACTGACAGAATTCATCATAAGTCGAATGAACTTTCCGGAGGGCAACAGCAACGCATCGCCATTGCCCGGTCGTTAGTTAATAATCCAGATATTGTTTTCGCCGATGAACCCACTGGAAATCTTGATTCCAAGAGTGAAAAAGAGATCATGAAGATCTTAAAAGATCTCAATGAGCAGGGGATCACCGTTATTATCGTCACCCATGAAGAGGAGATCGGACAACAAACCAAGCGTTTGATTCGGTTGCGCGATGGTGTTTTGCAATCGGACGAAAGGTTGAAGCCTTTGGGGGCGGTAGCATCCATCGGTAAAAGCTTCAATCCAAAGACCAAGAAGTTTCCATTACAGGAAATGATTGAGCATCTTCATCAAGGATTTAGAACTTTGGCGGCGAACAAAGTGCGCTCCGGTCTTTCTATGTTAGGTATCCTGATTGGTGTCGCCGCTGTTGTGGGGATGTTGGCTTTGGGAAAAGGCGCGCAAAAGGATATTGAAAAACAGTTATCAAGTCTCGGCTCCAATCTCTTGGTGCTTCGCGCGGGCAATGTTCGGGTGGGCGGTGTGATGCAGGAATCCGGCGCCCGCATTCGGATCACTCTGGAGGATGTCACGGCCATTCGTTCTGAAGTCGACGGAGTAAAAGAGGTTTCACCCACGTCATCAGGACGCGGACAGGTGACTTTCCTGAATAAGAATTGGAACACTCAAGTGCAAGGGGTTTCTCCGTCGTATGCGGCCATTCGCACCAGCGAACCGACCTTTGGTCGATTTTTTAGTAATGAAGAAGTGCAAAGACGCGCCCTTGTGGCTGTTGTTGGTGTCACGGTTGCCAGAGAACTCTTTGGTGAAAAGTCCCCGATCGGTGAAATGATTAAAATCAATCGCATCAATTTTCAGGTTATCGGCGTTTTACCGGAAAAGGGCGCTGCAGGTCCGCAGGATCAGGACGATAAGATTTTAGTTCCTATTAATACGGCCATGTATCGTCTTTTTGGGAAGAACTATGTCGATTCGGTGGATATTGAAGTCACGCGAGCCGAAGATATTCCTTCAGTTCAAGACGATGTTATGACTTTGATGAATAAACGCCATCGCGTCGCAAAGTCGGCCCAGGAAGATGCATTTAACATATTCAATATGGCCGATATCCAACAGGCCTTAAATGCGACAGGAAAAACAATGTCGATGCTTCTGGCCTCGATCGCCGCCATTTCTCTTGTAGTTGGTGGTATAGGGATTATGAATATCATGTTGGTCTCTGTGACTGAAAGAACCAAAGAGATCGGTCTGCGCAAAGCCATCGGCGCTCGTCGCCGAGACATTCTGCTGCAGTTTCTTGCTGAATCCATTGTCGTCAGCGTTTGCGGTGGAGTTTTAGGAATTATTTTGGGGCTCGGGTTCTCGGTGATTATTTCGACTCTTTTAGGGTGGTCCACAGTGGTGTCGGTCACTTCCGTCTTGATGTCGTTTTCTTTCTCGGCATTGATTGGCATCATCTTTGGAAGCTATCCCGCCTCCAAAGCATCTAAGTTACATCCTATCGAAGCCCTTCGCTATGAATAA
- a CDS encoding biopolymer transporter ExbD, with protein MAAKTSQEDDLVSDINIVPLVDIILVVLIIFMVTSQAHQQNEQMKVQLPSAAGSKAEEVKNLKVILTQNGSMYLDGEEVTELRLKEIIRDSLQDNPDLSGVLVADETIPYGEAVQVLDWIQSQGVQKLSLSVGGHR; from the coding sequence ATGGCCGCTAAGACCTCGCAAGAAGATGACTTGGTATCAGACATCAATATAGTTCCCTTGGTCGACATCATTCTGGTGGTTCTTATCATCTTTATGGTGACAAGCCAGGCGCACCAACAAAATGAACAGATGAAAGTGCAACTTCCCTCGGCCGCCGGATCAAAAGCGGAAGAAGTTAAAAATCTGAAAGTGATTTTAACCCAAAATGGTAGCATGTATCTGGACGGCGAAGAAGTCACCGAACTAAGACTGAAAGAGATCATCCGCGATTCTTTGCAAGACAATCCCGATCTGTCAGGGGTTTTAGTCGCCGACGAAACCATCCCCTATGGGGAGGCGGTGCAGGTTCTGGATTGGATTCAAAGCCAGGGCGTTCAAAAACTTTCCCTCTCGGTAGGAGGACACCGATGA
- a CDS encoding energy transducer TonB, which yields MRVFLVVAVFSVLIFILARPFAMLSWEDIAEDLPAIPVQVALAPDAQPEPPPALTEDLTPESEQNQDTLTDMGFGSSFEGSGPAVSGLGKNSSGNNGIQQIPAKVLRRVEPEYPAAARSSGLEGLVVLKLRIGPKGELVDTQIIQSEPKGVFERSALEAIQKWSFKPAIQGGTTISAFITQKIRFRLEQ from the coding sequence ATGCGGGTGTTTTTAGTCGTCGCCGTTTTCTCGGTCTTGATCTTCATACTGGCGCGCCCCTTTGCGATGTTGTCCTGGGAAGACATCGCCGAAGACCTTCCCGCAATTCCCGTGCAAGTGGCCTTGGCTCCCGACGCCCAGCCCGAACCACCGCCTGCGCTGACGGAAGACCTGACACCTGAATCAGAACAGAATCAAGACACCTTGACTGATATGGGATTTGGCTCTTCTTTCGAAGGCTCTGGTCCCGCGGTGAGTGGCTTAGGAAAGAATTCTTCCGGCAACAATGGAATTCAACAGATTCCCGCCAAAGTCCTGCGCCGGGTAGAACCGGAATACCCTGCTGCCGCTAGAAGCTCAGGCCTTGAAGGACTGGTCGTATTAAAACTGCGTATTGGTCCCAAAGGCGAACTTGTTGATACACAGATTATTCAAAGCGAACCCAAAGGAGTCTTTGAGCGCAGTGCCTTGGAGGCGATTCAAAAGTGGAGTTTCAAACCTGCCATTCAAGGTGGCACCACCATTTCGGCCTTTATCACCCAAAAGATCAGATTTCGTCTGGAGCAGTGA
- a CDS encoding MotA/TolQ/ExbB proton channel family protein, with protein sequence MNESLFKLAHYADRGVLYLLLVLAAISTVLIVLKILQFTRAVKVQKVLDGVLTEMLQAKWEGQWPEEIQKSDLKDLLETSSNHLKTQGRFGFEETFDTLKTRYLGRFESSLAFLATVGSNGPYIGLFGTVLGIMKAFHDMSQATDGSANSVMAGISGALVATAAGLLVAIPSVLAFNFFQKKLKKMSALLQQTKEMMGVQKILLGEHHGR encoded by the coding sequence ATGAATGAATCTCTTTTTAAACTTGCTCACTATGCCGACCGCGGTGTCCTGTATCTGCTTTTAGTGCTTGCTGCTATTTCTACGGTCTTGATCGTTTTAAAAATTCTGCAGTTTACCCGCGCGGTCAAAGTACAGAAAGTCTTAGATGGCGTTTTAACTGAAATGCTTCAAGCAAAATGGGAAGGACAGTGGCCTGAAGAAATCCAAAAATCAGATCTTAAAGATCTTTTAGAGACGTCCTCGAATCACCTGAAAACTCAAGGGCGCTTCGGCTTTGAAGAAACTTTCGATACTTTAAAAACACGCTACCTAGGCCGATTTGAATCCTCTTTGGCGTTTTTAGCAACTGTAGGGTCCAATGGCCCCTACATCGGTCTTTTTGGAACTGTGTTAGGTATTATGAAGGCCTTTCACGACATGTCACAGGCCACTGATGGCTCTGCAAATTCGGTAATGGCGGGGATCTCTGGTGCCTTGGTGGCCACGGCTGCGGGTCTTTTGGTCGCCATTCCTTCGGTTCTGGCTTTTAACTTCTTTCAAAAGAAGCTGAAGAAGATGAGTGCGCTCTTGCAACAGACCAAGGAAATGATGGGCGTGCAAAAGATTCTCTTGGGGGAACACCATGGCCGCTAA